AGGCGATGGAGATTCGCAAAAAGACGACACGGGCAGAGTCAGCTGCAAAATTGATTCAGTGGATACTGATTTGCATGTTCAACAGGGTTGGATGCGCAGCCTGCTTGGTGATTGAGCCCATAAAAGGGTATCATCTTGGAGGCTATCGGGACTGCTCAGACTTGATATGCAGTCCAGATCAGAATCTGCTATATATTCCTTTGGGTATAGATGAAATGACCAAAAATTCAAAATACCTGGCTCCTGGAGTGATTGACCATGCTGAAACGGATTAATTCGAACACTTTGTAGACGCCACGTAAATATTTTGTAGGTAATCAAGTCCGAGTCTTTCAGATCAATTACATTGTGCAAGTATGAAGAGTATTGTGACAGAAAATATGAATATTGACCAAATGGTTTCGATTTACATGCAAGAGGACCCTAAACGCCAGCCCTTGTACTTCATCTCTagcctttcttttcaacaGCAATGCATCACGCAAGCCAATCTCGCCCTCGATCTCACCAACGATTATCAACACAATGtctctccctctctttaCCGAGAGCCCATGGCCTTCCGTCTCGCCTTGCCAGGCCGAGACTTGGAAACTCTGCTGCcggccttcatcttcttggggTCGAAGCCGCTGAGATCGCCGGAGCTCATGGCATCGCCTGACTTGGCGTGGCGCTTCTTGCCTCCGAAGCCGTacttctcgttcttcttggctcGCTTGTGGTTGGCTCCGGCACCAACTTGGCCGCGACCGGCGCCTGCGCGAGGGTTGTGGCCCTTCATTTCCTTCTCGACACCGACGTCGAAGATATCGGCTTCCTTGGTGTCGAGACCAGCACCGCCAGTTTCTGAGCGCTCTAAGAATGGTTGTTAGTAAAGAGCAACTTCGAGGTGGTAAGTGGTGGGAATGCTTACTTcgcttgaggttcttgatcttctcaagagtCTCACGCTTGGCCTTTTGTCGCTCCTGGAGCTTAGCAACCTGGACCTGCTTTCCAAACTTCTTCAGGTCGCGCAACTTGCGAGCCTCCTGAGCAGCCTTCTTGTTAGACGCCTCCTCCACAAGCTtagccttgaccttctccATATGGGCATCCTCCTTGATCATCTCGGCGAAGTAATCCTTGGGACGAGAGAAGGGAACGTTTTCTTTTCGCAAAAGCTTGCGGGCAGAACGAGCGGCCTCGAGACTCTGGCTGTAGAAGGCGAGCTCGCGCTGCAGATCGTCTGACACGTCGGGGATGGCCTCAGAGGTCAAGTCTGTTGAGATGATGGATTGATGGGTGGCGAATGGGACGGACTTGTCTGTAGGGATGGAGATGCGGTTCAGCGCGGCGAGGAGAGCGGTTGTGTTGTTGATAGTGAGGCGCTGGTGGAGAATAATGTCTTCCTTGTCCTCATCGTCGAGGTCCTCGAGATCAGACATGGGGatatcctcttcatcttcctcttcctcctcatcgccGTCCTCTTGGGCcgcagccttcttctcagctgccAGCTTTGCGATTTCGCTCTTCTTGAGTGTATCTCTCTTTGGCTTGCGAACAATCTTTTCCTCGAGTTCGATTGAAGAATCTGAGTCGTCGCTGTCGTTGATGCCGTTCAAATCGTACTGACCACTCTGTTAGTCAAATTCTCGAGCGCGAGATAGTTTATAACAAACCTGAggctcttcctcttcatcatcctcatcctcatcctcatcatcgtcttcaaactcagcctcaatctcaatggtcttcttctcgtcgtcCTTGTCTGCCCCGCGAGCAGCAGCGTTGcgcttctcagcctccttctgCTTTTTTaggagcttgagcttcttgaaatCTGTGCCCTTCTCAGCGGCGAGGGCCATCTTCAGTTTGCTTTTTGTGACCATTTTTGCGTATGTAAATGTTGAATGCGACTTTGTCGTGTTTGGTAGTCGGCGCAAAGCTTCTAGGCAAATGTTACTGGGTGCTAATAGGAAAAATCTCCAAATTCTGCCGCGGGACTGACTTCACCGCCTTGACTTTTTTTTAGTGGAGACTTTCCTTTTCGGGGTTCGCCAATGAATGCTAtccactcactcactcaccCAGGGCAAGAACCAAAACTTCAGATTTGACTTAAGGCAAAGTCTGAAAAATATGTGCCAACTGCCTATTTGAGGGCGTCCCAGGTTGATGCTATTATTTGTACTAAACGAGTCTTCTTATCTGCTTAGGATCGTACTGCAGTTTTTCGTTTCTGACCACTCCTAGACACGCTTGAGGTAATAGAAGAAATGGCAGGTTTGAGATGTTGCAATACTAATATAAAGTTGTATGAAAATCATATTCATCCTTTCTTCTAGTAGCTATATATAGGAAATCGGCTAAAGCTCTCTTCAGTTGCTTCGGGGACAAGCGTCAGTCATTCGAGTGTCCCCTCTCAGCAAAAGTGCGTTTTGCTCCCTGCAAATCATCTACATTGATGACATCAACGCCTTCATCAAGCAATACCTTCTCAACTTGTCTTCGGACGTTCTGTGGAAGAAGTGGCATGCCCCAATATCGAACCATGAGACCTCGAATATGGGCTTGAGAGATTTGATCGCGTATCAACTCTAGCTGCGTTGGCCTAAGACCTTTCTTAGGAACCTTGCCAATCGACTTCTTGAACGAGGTGCTGGCATAGTATGAGTTGGTGTTGTCGTATTGGCCTCTGCTTAACCTTTTAAGTGGCGCATCAAAGAAGACGTCGTGTGAAGGATTGGCTTCTTTCACCATGCGAAACTTGGTCTCACCAGTTGCCACGACTGTGATGGGTCTTGACACAAACTCGCCATCGCTGACATGGCTCAGCCACCCCCTTTGACGAAGAGGTTCTAGCTTCTCCAGTAACAGTGGCCATGATTTATCAGAGTTCGACTTCAAGTCCACCAGCAACACCACAGTCTGATTGGGTTTGTGGACATATACACCTCGAGGTAGAAGTTCTGGATCTCTGTCTTGATTCCGAGCCTTAAGTAAGTTCACTAGAGGTTGAATGTACATTGACGTCAAAGTTTTTTCGGTTGATAGTTCGTCCTCAGCATGGCCGACCATGAGTTCATCCCGGACCTTCCAGACATCTACTTCGATGCCAATGCAGCCAGTCGTAATGGCTGAGGTCAAAGGCTCAGCCTTCCAATAATCGTTATGCGAGTGGCATGGTATAGGAACTGTGTCGTCAGGCACCGAGTAACTTCTGATGTGAAGACTGCCTGCCTGTACTTCAGGAGTATAAGGCCAAATCATGGATGTGGTGGCAAGAATAGCAGCGAACATCAGGGCTATTGAACTATTCGCAGTCAGAAGCAGAGAACGCATAGTAGAACTCAAGGCTCACCTGATAGCGGCTACTGTCATACCAAAGGCAAAGATATAGGGGTTTGTTCTGACCCCCAGGCGAGGCACTCCATTTTTGGAGACCATTCTTGTTGCCTTTTGCCCTTGGGATGATGAGTATATTGCCGTTGCAGTGGTTTCTTGTGGGTGTTGCATAGATGATGATCACGTTCAGAGCTTGACGATTGAGGCAGAACTATAGGCCTGCTATGCACCAGGGAAAGATTTTCCTTTTGCCTACCTTGGATTGAAGCCGCTTAATATATTGCTTCGCAAAGTTTAAGGATGGTTTTGTGATCCGTTGAGGCCCCAACATTAAGGTTACTGTGTAAGCATGTTGTTTTAAACATACTATTATTGTGTTGTCGTGACTGTGTCCCAGTCATACAATTGGCTGTGTGCTGTGAGATGGGCATTGTAACTTAAGTTACGGCTGAAGATAGTTTCGGGACGTCGAGATAGTTTGAGGCTATGATGATGTCAGCGAGTCTCAGAAGTCGGGTGGGCTAATGATTGAGGTATAGTAGGTTATGTATGAAAGGCTAACATGAATCTATAGACGTTTTGGTACGCCATTTatgaaagagaaagtaaTCTTCTTTTACAACGATATTCTGCCCTTCGCCATCTGTCCCCAAGTCGTCTGCCACACTCCGAGACTAAAAAGTTATCACGGCAATCAACATCCATATCTAATCATTCTTGTGATCCGCCCAAAAACATACAAATTAATCAGGTTTCCGAGTCTCCGGAATATCACCGAATTCTCTCTTGATATTACCTAGTGCAATCCATTGACAGACACGTCATGGAGATCGATAACCCCGCAAGTTGTATCAGGAATGGAAACATCTCCGCCATgacttgaccttgacctgaTAGCTTTCTTCGATATATTGTGACCGAACCTCTCTCCTTACAACAATCAACCATATCACATTCATCTCTACAGTCACAATGGCCAACGAAGGACGCATCGCCACTCTGGACGTAAGATAACTCAACCGTAACACAAATGTAAAACGAAATCATGCTTATTCAACAACAGTCAACCATCGCCGATAGGCTCCCTGTCTTCTCCAAGACTCTCTTTGACGGAAAGGCCGCCAAGGACCTGAGCTTTGAGGCGATTGCAAAGCATCTAGGCCGTAGCGAAGTTGCAGTGGCAGCATTGTTCTACGGACAGGCCACCGCCTCGcctgaggatgttgagaaaCTATCAGAGATCCTTGACCTTCCAAAGGAGACGTTGGCTGCCCAACTAACGGGCTTCCCCAACCGTGGCCAGGCTGGACCCATGCCTCCCACCGAGCCTCTCATCTACCGACTGTATGAGATTGTTCAGAACTACGGATATGCCTATAAGGCTATTCTTAATGAGAAGTTCGGAGATGGTATTATGAGTGCTATTTGCTTCTCGACTACCGTGGATAAGGAGGTGGATGAGGCAGGCTCACCATGGGTCGTTATCACATTGAAGGGCAAATGGTAAGCCACAAGCTATTCTTAGCATTGAAATCATACTAACTAAGATGTACAGGCTTCCTTTCAGTCGTTTCTAAGTATTGTTCTTGTTTAAAATTGGGTTGGCACGTCGCGGCATGGGCGTGATGCATATTGTGCCGCTTAGAAGAATGACCACTCAGATATCAATTGCTGTAATTGGGTCACCAGGAGAAATTCAAAGCCTCACTAACTCAATGATACCATATTATTACAGTAATTTGATAGGGGAAAAGTGGCGATATAGCAAGGAACAATATGAAGCGAGAGAACAATATTAAGCACTTTACAAAGGAATACCAACAGGCAAAACCCGTGTGTCCGCTATTGCTGTACCACATGATACCGCAATTGGATCAGACTTCAGGTATTAGAAGCACTTTGAAAGCCTATACCATATGTAATTCGAACCAGGGGTAAGTCTCGAAGGCCGGTGACAGTTTGGTGGCTGGACTAGCGGCGGATACTCTTTTGTCTGGCAGCAACACCATCTCGAGAACAATATGAAGCATTTTTGCACGGATTACAGGCTTCACGGCCAACACTGCAACTCCTCGAGAACATCGCTTTTATCGCCATTATGTTACATGAATTTACCACGACAAGTCTGTCAGCAAGTATAAAGATCAGGCCTTCTTCCCTCAAATCTCACTCTCATCAACGCACAACAATCATTCACTTACACACACAAACACTCTTTTCACCATTCTCAACACAGAACACTCTCCGACTTTTCTAAGTCTTTCAACCCCAACTTTCAAAATGCCTTCCACCAAGAACACCACCGCCCAGACCCCCGGCTACCCTCTCAGCTGCAGCGTCATGGCCAAGCCCACCAAGGACAACCAGACTCCCGGCTATCCCCTGAGCTGCAGCGTCATGAAGAAGCCAGCTGCCAACGGTCAAACCCCCGGCTACCCCCTCAGCTGCACTGTCATGTAAATGACTTTTCAACTCACGACTTCACAACTCCACTGGGCTCTTGAGAGCGACTTTGACAACTCGGCAAATGCAAATACCACACTTGGCTGAGCATTTGGCTCTCAGATTAAAAattggaggaagatggagatgattCGGCAATGAGGTGATTCAATTGGCTTGATTAATCTTTTGTTTACCTGGCTTTGAGTGACGGGACGCCGACATTTGGACGCTATTTTTATACTGGGCTGGCCGGTTTCATCAGTCGCGAGGTGGAACATGGTCGCCTataaggaggaggatggggATGATTTACTACTTTCTTGAATACAAGCCTTTGAATTAATTTGGCGCCTCTATGCTATAAGAAAGTGATATGAATGCCATAAATCGTCCAAGCCACTTCATTCTAGTCTTCACTTACACCCACCTCACTTAGACGCTTGTCTACCGTACTTAACGCGAGAGTCAGTTTCTCAAGAAAACATCCTCAATGATGTAAGATAGATAGTTTTTAAAAAGACAGAGTAGGAATATCCTAAATATATAGATCGTTCAATTGTTCAACTTGACAATTGGCATCATAACTTCAAACCCATTGTCTAATAACCCAGCCTGGAGTGGATCCACTTAGACGTTGGGGATGATGAGAGAATTCGGCCTGCCAAGATCATTTCAAGACTCCTACATTGAGACAACTTGTTTTCGACTAGATCTCAATTCGAGGCAAAAGCTGCATGATCTTCTGAGTCTTAAATTTTGAGGTTATGCTATTCTTCGGCATCTGTACTGTAGTTTGCCTAGGTTAGAATACATTCTGGGCACCGCGGGGGTGCTTGGCGGTTCAAGAcgcttatcgataagagaATTTTTGGTTCAGCTCAACCTTCGCAACTTGCATCTTCAAGTTTATCTTCAGCAATTGTGACCGTACCACGATTCAGCGACACCACTACAGAAACCCCATTCGTAATATCAGAAACGGTCTTTGCTGGGCCCAGAGATATATCCAAAAACTTCAACATGCCTCACAAGCACAAAAGAAAGAGGGGAGATGACGAAGCAGAGTACGTCAATCTCTAATCTCGATTGCATAGGCGCAACTGACTTTTCATAGCTTCAACCTCCCTCCCACCCAAAGAGCACGACCTTTACAagttggaaagaagaaggcgacAACAGGAAAGGGGAGAAAGGATACAGAAGACACAAAAGATATTGCCccaaagacgaagaagggcaagaaggcTCGCAAGGATAACGATGCACCTCGAGCTTTCAGAAGACTCATGTCTGTCGCACAGGGCAAGAAAGTGAGATCTGGACTCGACGACGGCGAAGATACGAAAACCGCAAAACAAAA
This genomic stretch from Fusarium oxysporum f. sp. lycopersici 4287 chromosome 5, whole genome shotgun sequence harbors:
- a CDS encoding cyanate hydratase, which produces MANEGRIATLDSTIADRLPVFSKTLFDGKAAKDLSFEAIAKHLGRSEVAVAALFYGQATASPEDVEKLSEILDLPKETLAAQLTGFPNRGQAGPMPPTEPLIYRLYEIVQNYGYAYKAILNEKFGDGIMSAICFSTTVDKEVDEAGSPWVVITLKGKWLPFSRF